In Candidatus Poribacteria bacterium, the following are encoded in one genomic region:
- a CDS encoding DUF1343 domain-containing protein, whose protein sequence is MTRLTVMVRERMDAFRGAKVGLVTNSTGVDEKLRDNISILIEQGVKVELIFSPEHGLYQTGSPGESIGNFHEPRYDIPVISLYGPLRKPEIGMLSDLELLIYDIQDVGARFFTYISTMFLCMESASEAGISFILLDRPNPITGTIIEGPILEQGLISFVGMHPVPIRYGLTPGELAKLYREDRGLELDLEVIPMRGWRRDT, encoded by the coding sequence ATGACCAGATTGACGGTGATGGTCAGAGAGAGAATGGATGCCTTTAGGGGAGCGAAGGTCGGATTGGTGACCAACTCGACGGGGGTGGATGAGAAACTTCGCGACAACATATCCATCCTGATCGAACAGGGGGTTAAGGTCGAGCTGATATTCTCACCTGAGCACGGGTTATATCAGACCGGATCGCCGGGCGAAAGCATAGGGAATTTCCACGAACCCAGATACGACATCCCCGTCATCAGCCTCTATGGCCCCTTGAGGAAGCCTGAGATAGGGATGCTCTCCGATCTGGAGCTGCTTATCTACGACATACAGGATGTCGGAGCGAGGTTCTTCACCTACATATCGACGATGTTCCTGTGCATGGAGTCGGCGTCCGAGGCCGGGATATCTTTCATCTTGCTTGACAGGCCCAATCCCATAACCGGAACGATCATAGAGGGGCCGATCCTCGAACAAGGGTTGATTTCATTCGTCGGCATGCACCCCGTGCCGATCAGATACGGCCTGACGCCCGGCGAACTGGCCAAGTTGTATCGCGAGGATAGAGGGCTTGAGCTTGATCTGGAGGTCATACCGATGAGAGGATGGCGGAGGGACACGTAG